A DNA window from Drosophila pseudoobscura strain MV-25-SWS-2005 chromosome 2, UCI_Dpse_MV25, whole genome shotgun sequence contains the following coding sequences:
- the Hel89B gene encoding TATA-binding protein-associated factor 172: MTSRLDRLFILLESGSTAATRQAAAKQIGEVQKLYPQELHVLLNRLVGYLHSSSWETRIAAAQTVEAILKQVPAWQPEEQLGGVAGAGAGIIIKKERPSSDGAAEEDSCQSSGSSTTGGSERMLSFDEFDLQQILHKGARLIGSEGNEFDVQEEQPASGGGAEEEQQRSVASRLSRQRALLNDKLGLTAAAKMGVNLTDMITDEDVALARSGTNYNVNAEKMPVEHILNIKPQAAAANGKTLSCREMNRAKRKARQGTTTTAASSVTPTCSRRNSNSNHSTGSNSNGNGNGATSAPVATIAAAAAATVTAPAGDEPEKKKLKSSVGQEIFYSLNAAVPDATGTWVDAISWPLDNFCSRLFIDLFHAKWEVRHGAATALRELINQHAQGAGKSLTQTREQMQEAHSRWLEDAALRLLCVLSLDRFGDFVSDQVVAPVRETCAQVLGTLVKEIEASKVQRIVNILLQLIQHKNEWEVRHGGLLGLKYVFVVREELLPIYIPQSISNILIGLLDAVDDVGAVAAATLIPVSACLPKLLSPVQVSSIVKMLWDLLLDQDELTSACNSFMGLLAAILCLPQAANWIEMEPMATLVPRLWPFLSHSTSSVRRSTLKTLLTLTTADKQLKIKPETDEEDQPKMKLNFGVKDWKSELLRQALRHIYQRILVEPQADIQGLARQVWSNLIEHADLGALLIAACPYVSSWICLSMQPPKLAFDPSVLIRAGSGGGDPATGIPSRRRTARIGDDLGGGILAHANAQQKLYLGGSEATPLDLREANFMRARISSSRALGALSHYLVQPAPGVVYTPQMESPTDLYTKVLLGHLNAHSAVQRIVCGLIIAFWALEDEPVRPGPPNLQEKLHQCVSEYVYYDEVATSLTRLLQEAQDFIATLKQNKIPINDFNNAKILTLEQIEAVATTLSDNLRSLALKPKLLDMLEERRRSLQASYQQTTSEQGAYHVSAQAALAGAICALHCLPEKLNPVVKPLMESIKREQCVQLQQLSAEFLVHLMDQVCDRNPSPNSKILKNLCTLLRSDADHTPMLVMPQQTLTQIQGQPQNTSGASSSCLYYGILTLTLQQAMTSGSGSNSSGGTRGTPTTGTASTGSSRGPGRPPASEILAAAAAASAHVELKVQQAKEAEAKQCRIQRLGAACTIAKLCSTFGEHILEKVTIFQQLMFGKVAQFVQETDLLKLANTLPELQACTELIGSLQLIETAAPHLHQALHPQMYALLPSLGFIVRHPLKAMRHMAARCIAVLAEINACLTMHFVVQELLPMLGKIEQLIERQGAVEAIERVVSRLQIKVVPYIVLLVVPLLGAMSDPNEAVRLLSTHCFANLVQLMPLDGGCKTDQLKSEPLQARRTRDREFLDYLFNPKSIPNYQVPVPISVELRCYQQAGINWLWFLNKYNLHGILCDDMGLGKTLQTICILAGDHLQRQAAAHTNLPSLVICPPTLTGHWVYEVEKFLGQSSVLRPLHYFGFPLGREKLRSEIGTTCNLVVASYDTVRKDIDFFRGIHFNYCVLDEGHIIKNGKTKSSKAIKQLRANHRLILSGTPIQNNVLELWSLFDFLMPGFLGTEKQFIQRFSRPILASRDAKSSPKEQEAGVLAMEALHRQVLPFLLRRVKEDVLKDLPPKITQDLLCELSPLQLRLYEDFSSKHLKGCLDKFGETTAVASTENLSNKTHIFQALRYLQNVCNHPKLVLRQSEELSHVSAQLALSNSCLDDIEHSAKLPALKQLLLDCGIGVQTESVSQHRALIFCQLKAMLDIVEHDLLRRHLPSVTYLRLDGSVPASQRQDIVNNFNSDPSIDVLLLTTLVGGLGLNLTGADTVIFVEHDWNPMKDLQAMDRAHRIGQKKVVNVYRLITRNSLEEKIMGLQKFKILTANTVVSAENASLQTMGTSQIFDLFNGGNGKAVGGSAATETQSAAGGMSVNTFIENMPELWSEYQYEEEYDLGNFVQALKK, from the exons ATGACATCTCG ACTCGATCGACTGTTCATCCTACTCGAGTCGGGGTCCACAGCGGCCACACGTCAGGCGGCCGCCAAGCAGATTGGCGAAGTTCAAAAACTCTATCCGCAGGAGCTGCATGTGCTGCTCAATCGGCTGGTCGGCTACCTGCACAGCTCGTCATGGGAGACGCGCATTGCGGCAGCCCAGACCGTGGAAGCCATACTCAAGCAGGTGCCCGCATGGCAACCCGAAGAACAGTTGGGCGGAGTGGCGGGCGCTGGAGCGGGAATCATAATTAAGAAGGAAAGACCGTCGAGCGATGGGGCCGCCGAAGAGGATAGCTGCCAGTCGAGTGGATCCTCGACAACTGGCGGCAGCGAGCGGATGCTGAGCTTCGACGAGTTCGATCTGCAGCAGATCCTCCACAAGGGAGCGCGTCTAATCGGCTCCGAGGGCAATGAGTTCGAtgtgcaggaggagcagccggCGAGTGGCGGGGGAGCggaggaagagcagcagcggagCGTGGCCAGTCGCCTGAGTCGACAGCGAGCGCTGCTCAACGACAAACTCGGGCTGACGGCAGCCGCCAAGATGGGTGTCAATCTCACGGACATGATCACCGACGAGGATGTGGCACTGGCGCGGAGTGGCACCAACTACAATGTGAATGCCGAGAAGATGCCCGTGGAGCATATACTGAACATAAAGCcccaggcggcggcagccaaCGGGAAGACTCTCAGCTGCAGGGAAATGAATCGAGCGAAGCGCAAGGCACGTCAAGGGACGACCACGACGGCTGCCTCCTCCGTGACGCCCACCTGCAGTCGCCGCAACTCGAACAGCAATCACAGCactggcagcaacagcaacggcaatggGAATGGTGCCACAAGCGCGCCAGTGGCCACCattgcagcggcagcggcagcgacagtcACAGCCCCCGCCGGCGATGAGCCAGAGAAAAAGAAACTAAAGTCGAGCGTTGGTCAGGAGATATTTTACAGCTTAAATG CCGCCGTACCGGATGCCACTGGCACTTGGGTCGATGCCATTTCGTGGCCCTTGGATAACTTTTGTTCGCGCCTCTTCATCGATCTCTTTCATGCCAAATGGGAGGTACGCCACGGCGCAGCCACAGCCCTGCGCGAACTGATCAACCAGCATGCCCAGGGCGCTGGGAAGTCGCTCACTCAAACGAGAGAACAAATGCAGGAGGCGCACAGTCGCTGGCTGGAGGATGCGGCACTGCGTCTGCTCTGTGTCCTGTCCTTGGACCGTTTCGGGGACTTTGTGTCCGACCAGGTGGTGGCGCCAGTGCGCGAGACTTGCGCCCAAGTACTGGGGACCCTCGTCAAGGAGATTGAGGCATCGAAGGTGCAGCGGATTGTGAACATACTGCTGCAGTTGATCCAGCACAAGAACGAGTGGGAGGTGCGCCACGGAGGGTTGCTCGGCCTGAAGTATGTGTTTGTGGTGCgggaggagctgctgccgaTCTACATTCCCCAATCGATCTCCAACATACTGATCGGCCTGCTGGACGCCGTGGATGATGtgggggctgtggctgcggccaCATTGATACCCgtctctgcctgcctgccgaaGCTGCTGAGCCCCGTGCAGGTCTCTTCGATCGTGAAGATGCTGTGGGATCTGCTGCTCGATCAGGATGAGCTGACGTCCGCCTGCAATAGTTTTATGGGCCTCCTGGCGGCCATTCTGTGTCTGCCGCAGGCTGCCAACTGGATAGAAATGGAGCCGATGGCCACTTTGGTGCCACGCCTGTGGCCCTTTCTCTCGCACAGCACAAGTTCGGTGCGCAGATCGACGCTCAAGACGCTTCTCACCCTCACCACTGCGGATAAGCAGCTGAAGATTAAGCCGGAGACGGACGAGGAGGATCAGCCCAAAATGAAGCTCAACTTTGGCGTCAAGGATTGGAAGTCGGAGCTGCTGAGGCAGGCCCTCAGGCACATCTATCAGCGGATACTGGTGGAGCCTCAGGCGGATATACAGGGACTGGCGCGTCAGGTGTGGTCCAATCTCATCGAGCATGCGGATCTGGGCGCGCTGCTGATTGCCGCCTGTCCGTATGTCTCCTCCTGGATCTGCCTGTCGATGCAGCCCCCCAAGTTGGCCTTCGATCCATCGGTACTCATCAGAGCAGGCAGCGGCGGTGGTGACCCAGCGACTGGAATCCCCTCTCGAAGGCGGACTGCACGGATTGGCGACGACCTGGGCGGCGGCATCCTGGCGCACGCGAATGCCCAGCAAAAACTGTATTTGGGCGGCAGCGAGGCGACTCCGTTGGACCTAAGAGAGGCGAACTTTATGCGCGCCAGGATCTCCTCATCGCGGGCACTCGGGGCACTCTCCCATTACCTGGTGCAGCCAGCACCCGGAGTGGTGTACACCCCCCAGATGGAGAGTCCCACGGATCTGTACACGAAAGTGCTTCTGGGGCATCTGAATGCCCACTCGGCAGTGCAGCGGATCGTCTGCGGGCTGATAATTGCCTTCTGGGCGCTGGAGGATGAGCCAGTGCGCCCAGGGCCACCGAATCTGCAGGAAAAACTGCATCAGTGCGTGAGCGAATACGTGTACTACGATGAGGTGGCCACCTCCCTGACCAGACTGCTGCAGGAGGCGCAGGACTTTATAGCCACGCTGAAGCAGAACAAGATCCCCATCAATGACTTTAACAATGCCAAGATCCTGACCCTCGAGCAGATCGAGGCAGTGGCCACCACACTGAGCGACAATCTGCGCAGCCTGGCCCTCAAGCCGAAGCTCCTGGACATGCTCGAGGAGCGGCGACGCAGCCTGCAGGCCTCCTACCAGCAGACGACCAGCGAGCAGGGCGCCTACCATGTGAGTGCCCAGGCAGCACTCGCCGGAGCTATTTGCGCCCTCCACTGCCTGCCCGAGAAGCTGAATCCGGTGGTGAAGCCTCTGATGGAGTCCATTAAGCGGGAACAGTGCGTCCAACTGCAACAGCTCTCCGCCGAGTTCCTGGTCCACCTGATGGATCAGGTTTGTGATAGAAATCCTAGTCCAAACAGCAAGATTCTGAAGAATCTGTGCACTCTTCTGCGCAGCGATGCAGACCATACGCCTATGCTG GTGATGCCACAGCAAACCCTCACGCAGATACAGGGACAGCCACAGAACACTTCGggtgccagcagcagctgcctttACTACGGCATCCTGACACTCACCCTCCAGCAGGCCATGACGTCTGGCAGTGGCTCCAACAGCAGTGGAGGCACGCGTGGCACCCCCACCACTGGAACAGCGTCCACCGGATCTTCGCGCGGTCCCGGACGACCGCCGGCGAGCGAGATCTTGGCGGCCGCCGCAGCGGCCTCAGCGCACGTGGAGCTGAAAGTGCAGCAGGCCAAGGAGGCAGAGGCCAAGCAGTGTCGCATTCAGCGCCTGGGCGCCGCCTGCACCATCGCCAAGCTGTGCAGCACCTTTGGGGAGCACATCCTCGAGAAGGTGACCATATTCCAGCAGCTAATGTTCGGGAAGGTCGCGCAGTTTGTCCAAGAAACGGACCTGCTGAAGCTGGCCAACACTCTGCCAGAGCTGCAGGCATGCACCGAGCTGATTGGCTCCCTGCAGCTGATCGAGACAGCGGCCCCGCATCTGCACCAGGCACTGCATCCGCAGATGTACGCCCTGCTCCCTTCCCTGGGATTCATTGTGAGGCATCCCCTGAAGGCAATGCGACACATGGCCGCCCGCTGCATTGCCGTGCTGGCGGAGATCAATGCCTGCCTGACGATGCACTTTGTGGtgcaggagctgctgccgatgctcgGCAAGATTGAGCAGCTCATCGAACGCCAGGGTGCAGTGGAGGCCATTGAGCGTGTGGTCAGTCGGCTGCAGATCAAAGTGGTGCCGTACATAGTCCTGCTGGTGGTGCCCCTGCTCGGGGCCATGAGCGACCCGAATGAGGCCGTGCGCCTGCTGTCTACCCACTGCTTTGCCAATCTGGTGCAGCTGATGCCCCTGGACGGCGGCTGCAAGACGGATCAGCTGAAGAGCGAGCCGTTGCAGGCGCGAAGGACGCGCGATCGGGAGTTCCTCGACTACCTGTTCAATCCCAAGTCCATTCCGAACTACCAGGTGCCGGTGCCGATCAGCGTGGAGCTGCGCTGCTACCAGCAGGCGGGCATCAATTGGCTGTGGTTCCTCAACAAGTACAACCTGCACGGCATACTCTGCGACGACATGGGTCTGGGCAAGACCCTCCAGACCATCTGCATCCTGGCCGGTGATCATCTGCAGCGCCAGGCGGCGGCGCACACCAATCTACCGAGTCTCGTGATCTGTCCGCCGACCCTCACAGGCCACTGGGTGTACGAGGTGGAGAAGTTCCTCGGCCAGAGCTCTGTGCTGCGGCCCCTCCACTACTTTGGCTTCCCCCTCGGGCGCGAGAAGCTGCGCAGTGAGATTGGGACGACGTGCAACCTCGTTGTGGCCTCCTACGACACGGTCCGCAAGGACATCGACTTCTTCCGTGGCATCCACTTCAACTACTGCGTCCTGGACGAGGGGCACATCATCAAGAACGGCAAGACAAAGAGCTCAAAGGCCATCAAGCAGCTGCGGGCGAACCACAGGCTGATCCTCTCGGGCACGCCCATCCAGAACAATGTCCTGGAGCTGTGGTCCCTCTTCGACTTCCTAATGCCGGGCTTTCTGGGCACCGAGAAGCAGTTTATCCAACGCTTCTCACGGCCCATTTTGGCATCGCGCGATGCCAAGAGTTCACCCAAAGAGCAGGAGGCCGGTGTTTTGGCCATGGAGGCATTGCATCGCCAGGTCCTGCCCTTCCTGCTGCGCCGTGTCAAGGAGGATGTGCTCAAGGATCTGCCGCCGAAAATAACCCAGGATCTGCTGTGTGAGCTGAGTCCCCTCCAACTGCGACTCTACGAGGACTTTAGCAGCAAACACCTGAAGGGATGCTTGGATAAGTTCGGGGAAACGACGGCGGTGGCCTCGACGGAGAATCTCAGCAACAAGACGCACATCTTCCAGGCCCTGCGCTACCTGCAGAACGTATGCAATCACCCCAAGCTGGTGCTCCGCCAATCCGAGGAGCTGTCCCACGTGTCCGCCCAGCTGGCGCTCTCCAACAGCTGCCTGGACGACATTGAACACTCGGCCAAGCTGCCAGCCCTCAA ACAACTTCTCCTCGACTGCGGCATTGGTGTGCAAACGGAGTCAGTCAGCCAGCATCGGGCGCTCATTTTTTGCCAGCTGAAGGCCATGCTGGACATTGTGGAGCACGATCTGCTGCGGCGGCACCTTCCCAGCGTCACGTACTTGCGGCTGGATGGCAGTGTGCCCGCCTCCCAGCGCCAGGATATAGTCAATAACTTTAATAGCGATCCCAGCATTGATGTGCTGCTCCTGACCACGCTG GTTGGCGGCTTGGGTCTGAATTTAACTGGGGCCGACACCGTCATCTTTGTGGAGCACGACTGGAATCCCATGAAGGATCTGCAGGCCATGGATCGAGCCCACCGAATCGGCCAGAAGAAGGTGGTCAATGTGTATCGCCTGATCACCCGCAACTCGCTCGAGGAGAAGATCATGGGGCTGCAGAAGTTCAAAATCCTCACCGCCAATACGGTGGTGAGTGCCGAGAATGCCTCGCTCCAGACGATGGGCACCTCGCAGATCTTCGATCTCTTCAATGGAGGGAATGGCAAGGCCGTCGGCGGATCCGCCGCCACAGAAACTcaatctgctgctggtggcatgTCCGTGAACACGTTCATCGAGAACATGCCGGAGCTGTGGTCCGAGTACCAGTACGAGGAGGAGTACGATTTGGGCAACTTTGTGCAGGCACTGAAAAAATAA
- the LOC4802340 gene encoding zinc finger protein Xfin, giving the protein MLPSNICRTCALQNSNLLPLSTSLDKYTNKSFYDVLQELTQIDPLLENADDNLPQHLCVDCLDRLENAYAFVEQARKVNGELLVRLRECLEETPIDIPQQQIKTEIDIDEEQRDFSDSGEAQRSSDVDVESAGVCSVELKWTPESASEDENAADAHSNDEDDDLDEQQPYILRRSPRKVKLQADSEEEVSTSTNKRRRGRPPGLAKSQSRNSEGRHACEVCGKTFSWFRDMKRHARIHYEKASFVCDTCGKGFLRKDKYTFHLRSHEKREAKCQALQLKNEWRYAERLYSSGRLKRIQCKLCGFKCQRMQELRSHLASHVRGDSLFSLRADNDVVKEHFASVPFDLEKIKQQICSEIAEGQMEKYSSVVNFHGYELCLSDSDDEPAGGDPPYHCDLCNLSYTRKYRLMRHTLEEHTQSPIPLRCNLCKVGFVCAKLFEQHQRTQCQSKVKRYRCRKCPGKFMWLENLERHACSHRKEEQSYRQIICCLCDAQLPSLRQLRAHLATHRHGLSGIDPEQNSAFFRSYYPNGLDSSLSELSTRIAGDYETQDFGRYYNACTGSGQELDLFDSDTEESDADADKTEEKQNPCHTCLLCGETTTRLLKLLQHQRRLHSEEGTTYPRSCQDCGAGFVSDPLLQQHRRRSCAKKHSKYHCQRCNLHFVWQSNYEQHLRLYHDKDEDQEQSEDCQRGRKHKSSAAKLQCDECEKVFIWHKDLTRHKRMHRPPSAAQYECAFCDRKFHRKDGLKSHMRVHSEQHQETVNEEQPCVQSNSTNSIQRMPGEQLAQLCRPNGCKQIQCMICLSRHSKISDLRNHLSAHQYSVCFPQERDIPSASRSFYPELGTALDKQELAERIMSDVAGGLELERFISITNEAGLELSLESSETETDSEQEDDESSEEADQQRYACKICQVEVRRKHQLYAHQLEQHQWEEASLVCAHCQARFVSETLLEHHYRTLCRNPQKRFQCRKCPLRFRWRENLKLHASASHQQRGQPPAAEEPSIQAEFDLQCGECNRSFKMQKDLTRHTLMHAQESSIYRCLWCARRFYRKANLLQHIERHGIGASQLPYAEALLSAYGQANGQKSVECKVCSLSFPSIAALRVHLETTASGSHHELSSLQNYSITNQMGFELHLDDSETDEEESKPPGTPALYTCGMCQLRCVRKYELHQHQQAMHRLEKIPDGCDQCIFKSVSPDLIAHHKRVQCHNREKQFTCAKCGYKFMWESNLLLHMQLQHGKTEEQEDPPLDEPAEQKAVCPIFQCGLCPRKYNRKDRLTAHVKKFHNPVGGTPSAVRAPIRPTSPKEPKRFLCAFCGKAVSSSSNLIIHMRRHTGEKPFKCDYCEMAFPRSSDLQCHRRTHTGERPHICTVCQKGFARSYKLQQHMRIHNGERPYKCTYCDKSFTQSNDLTLHIRRHTGERPYQCGVCGERFIQGTALKNHRLQQGHYDEASQGAAESSRRTVLEQFTV; this is encoded by the exons ATGCTGCCTAGCAATATTTGCCGCACGTGTGCCCTGCAAAACAGCAATTTGCTGCCCCTCTCCACTTCCTTGGACAAGTACACGAATAAAAGTTTCTATGATGTGCTCCAAGAGCTGACACAGATCGAT CCCCTGCTGGAGAATGCTGACGACAATCTGCCCCAGCATCTGTGCGTAGATTGCTTGGACAGGCTGGAGAACGCCTACGCCTTTGTGGAGCAGGCCAGAAAAGTCAATGGAGAGCTGCTGGTGCGGCTGCGGGAATGTCTGGAGGAGACCCCCATTGACATACCACAGCAGCAGATTAAAACAGAGATCGACATTGACGAGGAGCAAAGAGATTTTAGCGATTCTGGAGAGGCACAGAGGTCGTCCGACGTGGATGTGGAGTCGGCTGGCGTGTGCTCCGTTGAGCTGAAATGGACACCAGAAAGTGCCAGCGAGGATGAGAATGCCGCCGATGCACACTCAAACGATGA AGATGATGATTTGGATGAGCAGCAGCCATATATATTGCGGCGAAGTCCCCGTAAAGTCAAGCTACAGGCAGACAGTGAAGAGGAGGTCAGTACTTCAACCAACAAGCGGCGACGTGGACGTCCTCCTGGTCTGGCCAAAAGCCAGTCAAGGAATTCCGAAGGCCGTCATGCTTGTGAGGTGTGTGGCAAAACGTTTTCCTGGTTCCGGGACATGAAGCGTCACGCTCGCATTCATTACGAGAAGGCCTCGTTCGTCTGCGACACCTGTGGCAAGGGCTTTCTACGCAAGGATAAATACACGTTCCATCTGCGCTCCCACGAGAAGCGGGAGGCCAAGTGCCAGGCCCTCCAGCTGAAGAACGAGTGGAGATACGCGGAGCGTTTGTACAGCTCCGGGCGACTGAAGAGAATACAGTGCAAATTGTGTGGCTTTAAGTGCCAGCGCATGCAGGAGCTCCGATCCCATTTAGCGAGTCACGTCCGCGGGGATAGTTTGTTTAGTCTGCGAGCGGACAACGATGTGGTCAAAGAACATTTTGCCAGTGTGCCATTTGACCTGGAAAAGATCAAGCAGCAAATTTGCTCGGAAATTGCCGAAGGGCAGATGGAAAAGTACTCTTCTGTGGTCAATTTCCATGGCTACGAGCTGTGCCTGAGCGATTCTGACGATGAGCCTGCCGGTGGAGACCCACCGTACCATTGTGACCTGTGCAATCTGTCGTACACACGCAAATACCGCCTGATGCGGCACACCCTGGAGGAGCACACCCAATCGCCCATTCCCCTGCGGTGCAACCTCTGCAAAGTgggttttgtgtgtgcaaAGCTCTTTGAACAGCACCAGCGGACCCAGTGCCAGAGCAAAGTGAAGCGCTATCGTTGCCGCAAGTGTCCGGGGAAGTTCATGTGGCTGGAGAACCTTGAGCGGCATGCCTGCTCCCATCGCAAGGAGGAGCAGTCATACAGGCAAATCATCTGTTGCTTGTGCGATGCCCAGCTTCCCAGCTTAAGGCAGCTGCGCGCTCACCTGGCCACCCATCGACATGGATTGAGTGGCATTGATCCGGAGCAGAATTCTGCCTTCTTTCGTTCTTACTATCCCAACGGATTGGACAGCAGCCTCTCCGAGCTGAGCACCCGCATAGCGGGGGACTATGAGACCCAGGACTTTGGACGCTACTACAATGCCTGCACGGGAAGTGGTCAAGAGCTGGATCTCTTTGACTCCGACACGGAGGAGAGCGATGCAGACGCAGACAAAACGGAGGAAAAACAGAATCCCTGCCACACCTGCCTCCTGTGTGGAGAGACTACCACTCGGCTGCTCAAGCTGCTGCAACATCAAAGGAGACTTCACTCCGAAGAGGGCACCACGTACCCCCGCTCTTGCCAGGATTGCGGCGCTGGCTTCGTCTCGGACCCTTTGCTTCAGCAACATCGCAGACGTTCCTGTGCCAAAAAGCACTCGAAATACCACTGCCAGCGATGCAATCTTCATTTTGTGTGGCAATCGAACTACGAGCAGCACCTGCGATTGTACCACGACAAGGATGAGGATCAGGAGCAGTCGGAGGACTGCCAGCGGGGTAGAAAACATAAATCTTCGGCCGCCAAGCTTCAGTGCGATGAATGTGAAAAG GTCTTCATTTGGCACAAGGATCTCACCCGTCACAAGCGCATGCATCGCCCCCCGTCTGCAGCCCAATACGAGTGCGCCTTTTGCGACCGCAAGTTCCACCGCAAGGATGGCCTCAAGTCCCACATGCGGGTGCACAGCGAGCAGCATCAGGAGACTGTGAATGAGGAGCAGCCTTGCGTCCAATCGAACTCTACGAACAGTATTCAGAGAATGCCAGGGGAGCAGCTGGCCCAACTATGCCGTCCAAATGGCTGCAAGCAAATCCAGTGCATGATTTGCCTCTCGCGCCACTCGAAGATCTCCGATCTGAGGAATCACCTAAGCGCGCACCAATATAGCGTGTGCTTTCCACAGGAGAGAGATATTCCCAGTGCCTCGCGTTCGTTCTATCCGGAGCTGGGCACTGCCCTGGATAAACAAGAGCTGGCGGAGAGGATCATGAGCGATGTGGCCGGCGGCTTAGAGTTGGAGCGTTTTATTTCCATAACCAACGAGGCTGGCCTTGAGCTCTCGCTGGAGAGCAGTGAAACGGAAACGGATTCAGAGCAGGAGGATGACGAGAGCTCCGAGGAAGCTGACCAGCAGCGGTACGCCTGCAAAATCTGCCAGGTGGAGGTGAGGCGAAAGCATCAATTGTATGCCCACCAGCTGGAGCAACACCAGTGGGAGGAGGCTTCGCTTGTGTGTGCCCACTGTCAGGCGAGGTTCGTGAGTGAGACGCTGCTGGAGCATCACTACAGGACCCTCTGTCGGAACCCGCAGAAGCGTTTCCAGTGCCGAAAGTGCCCGCTCCGGTTCCGCTGGCGGGAGAACCTGAAGCTGCACGCCAGTGCCTCGCATCAGCAAAGAGGGCAGCCGCCAGCTGCAGAGGAACCCAGCATCCAGGCCGAGTTCGACCTCCAGTGCGGGGAGTGCAATCGCAGCTTCAAGATGCAGAAGGATCTCACGCGGCACACGCTGATGCATGCCCAGGAATCCAGCATATATCGCTGTCTTTGGTGCGCGCGCCGCTTCTATAGGAAGGCCAATCTCTTGCAGCACATTGAGCGGCACGGCATCGGAGCTAGCCAGCTGCCCTACGCGGAAGCCCTCCTCAGTGCCTATGGCCAAGCCAATGGCCAGAAGAGCGTGGAGTGCAAAGTGTGCAGCTTGAGCTTCCCCAGCATTGCTGCCCTTCGCGTCCATCTGGAGACCACGGCGTCGGGCAGTCACCACGAGCTCTCGTCCCTGCAGAACTACTCGATAACCAACCAAATGGGATTCGAGCTGCACTTGGACGATTCAGAGACGGACGAGGAGGAGTCCAAGCCACCGGGCACGCCAGCTCTCTACACCTGTGGCATGTGCCAGCTCCGGTGTGTGCGGAAGTACGAGctgcatcagcaccagcaggcCATGCACAGGCTGGAGAAGATCCCCGACGGCTGCGATCAGTGCATTTTCAAGAGTGTCTCTCCCGATCTTATCGCGCATCACAAGCGAGTGCAGTGCCACAACCGGGAGAAGCAGTTCACCTGCGCCAAATGCGGCTACAAGTTCATGTGGGAGTCCAATCtcctgctgcacatgcagctgcagcacggGAAGACCGAAGAACAGGAAGATCCACCCCTGGATGAGCCCGCGGAGCAGAAAGCTGTGTGTCCAATCTTTCAGTGCGGCCTCTGCCCGAGGAAATACAATCGCAAAGACCGGCTGACGGCCCATGTGAAGAAGTTCCACAACCCAGTGGGAGGGACTCCGAGCGCCGTACGGGCTCCCATCCGGCCAACGTCGCCCAAGGAGCCGAAACGCTTCCTTTGCGCCTTCTGTGGCAAGGCCGTgagctcctcctccaaccTCATCATCCACATGCGTCGGCACACGGGCGAGAAGCCTTTCAAGTGCGACTACTGCGAAATGGCCTTTCCGCGCTCCTCCGATCTCCAGTGCCATCGCCGGACGCACACCGGAGAGCGGCCCCATATCTGCACCGTCTGCCAGAAGGGCTTCGCCAGATCCTAcaaactgcagcagcacaTGCGCATCCACAATGGCGAGCGGCCCTACAAGTGCACCTACTGCGACAAGAGCTTCACCCAGTCAAACGACCTGACGCTCCACATTCGGCGCCACACTGGCGAGCGTCCCTATCAGTGCGGGGTCTGTGGCGAGCGTTTTATCCAGGGCACGGCCCTGAAGAATCATCGCCTGCAGCAGGGCCACTATGACGAGGCCAGCCAAGGAGCTGCAGAGTCCTCAAGGCGCACGGTCCTAGAGCAATTTACGGTATAG